A genome region from Tolypothrix sp. PCC 7712 includes the following:
- a CDS encoding YebC/PmpR family DNA-binding transcriptional regulator, whose protein sequence is MAGHSKWANIKRQKAVVDAKKGKTFTQLSRAIIVAVRSGIPDPAGNFQLRTAIDKAKAAGIPNDNIERAIAKGAGTFGGDNSSFEAIRYEGYGPGGVAILIEALTDNRNRTAADLRVAFSKNGGNLGETGCVSWMFDQKGVCIVQGIVDEEQLLEASLEGGAESYEMAEDEMAEVFSAVENLETLNKTLKDQGFKVTDAELRWIPSNSVEVTDSDQARSLLKLIDTLEGLDDVQNVTSNFEMAENLMALSMV, encoded by the coding sequence ATGGCGGGACATAGTAAATGGGCAAATATTAAGCGTCAGAAGGCGGTTGTGGATGCCAAAAAGGGTAAAACCTTCACTCAGCTTTCACGGGCGATTATTGTGGCGGTTAGAAGCGGTATTCCAGATCCAGCAGGGAATTTTCAACTGCGGACTGCGATTGATAAGGCCAAGGCGGCTGGTATTCCTAATGATAATATTGAACGGGCGATCGCTAAGGGTGCGGGGACATTTGGCGGTGATAACTCTAGTTTTGAGGCGATTCGCTATGAAGGTTACGGCCCCGGTGGTGTAGCAATTTTAATTGAAGCCCTCACAGATAATCGTAATCGTACTGCTGCGGATTTACGTGTGGCTTTTAGTAAAAATGGTGGCAATCTTGGTGAAACTGGTTGTGTTAGCTGGATGTTTGACCAAAAAGGCGTTTGTATAGTCCAAGGCATAGTTGATGAGGAACAGCTTTTAGAAGCATCCTTAGAAGGTGGGGCTGAGTCTTACGAAATGGCTGAGGACGAAATGGCGGAAGTTTTTAGTGCAGTAGAAAATTTAGAGACTCTTAACAAAACCCTCAAAGATCAAGGCTTTAAAGTAACTGATGCGGAATTGCGCTGGATTCCTAGTAATTCTGTAGAAGTGACAGATTCCGATCAAGCGCGATCGCTTCTGAAATTAATTGATACTTTAGAAGGTTTGGATGATGTACAAAATGTCACATCTAATTTTGAAATGGCAGAAAACCTGATGGCTTTGAGTATGGTTTAG
- a CDS encoding ABC transporter substrate-binding protein yields the protein MLVGVLVVTGCQVIQRRVADAQVVHITLWQGVNPPPNRDVLQKLVDKFNQTHPTIQVESLYVGQQDQQMPKILAAVVGNAPPDLLWYNPTIAGQLVELDALTPLDELLENSPIKDEIDPTLFTSMEYEGKIWSVPFATNNVGVFYRPSLFKAAGIEKLPRTWQELRQVAKKLTHDTNGDGQIDSYGMLLPLGKGEFTVFTWLPFMWSGGGELIGGESQQAASVNLKDNQGAIAALQFWHDLIADGSAMLSEPERGYEINALVSGKVAMQVTGPWSLGEFQQSGVDFGVFPIPIQQNPATSIGGENLFLFKTTPQRQAAAFKFAEYAVSEAFQTELALGTGYLPVNLKSRKSAKYQTFTGKFPQLKVFLDQAKYGRSRPIFPNYTRISDNLGRAIESVLLGKNSPTAALNITQQRLDLIFK from the coding sequence ATGCTTGTAGGCGTATTAGTTGTCACAGGATGTCAAGTGATCCAAAGGCGAGTCGCAGATGCACAGGTGGTTCATATAACCTTATGGCAAGGGGTAAATCCACCACCAAATCGAGATGTATTGCAAAAACTGGTAGATAAATTTAACCAAACCCATCCCACAATTCAAGTAGAGTCGCTGTATGTGGGACAGCAGGATCAGCAAATGCCAAAAATTTTGGCGGCTGTAGTAGGTAATGCACCTCCTGATTTATTGTGGTACAACCCAACCATTGCTGGTCAATTAGTAGAACTTGATGCTTTAACTCCTTTGGATGAATTGCTAGAAAATTCCCCGATTAAAGACGAAATTGACCCCACATTATTTACATCAATGGAATATGAGGGCAAGATTTGGTCAGTTCCCTTTGCGACAAATAATGTTGGCGTTTTTTATCGTCCCAGTTTGTTCAAAGCTGCAGGAATTGAAAAATTACCCCGAACTTGGCAAGAGTTAAGACAAGTAGCTAAGAAATTAACTCACGATACCAATGGTGATGGGCAAATTGATAGTTATGGGATGCTGCTACCTTTGGGGAAAGGCGAATTTACTGTATTTACCTGGTTACCCTTTATGTGGAGTGGCGGCGGTGAATTGATTGGTGGAGAATCCCAGCAAGCCGCAAGTGTAAATTTAAAAGATAATCAAGGTGCGATCGCAGCTTTGCAATTTTGGCACGATTTAATTGCCGATGGTTCCGCTATGCTATCCGAACCAGAACGGGGTTATGAAATTAATGCCTTGGTTAGCGGTAAAGTTGCTATGCAAGTTACAGGCCCGTGGAGTTTGGGAGAATTCCAACAAAGTGGTGTAGATTTTGGAGTTTTTCCTATTCCCATTCAACAAAATCCTGCCACTAGTATTGGTGGTGAAAATTTGTTCCTGTTTAAAACCACTCCCCAACGACAAGCAGCCGCCTTTAAGTTTGCTGAGTATGCGGTTAGTGAAGCATTTCAAACAGAACTAGCCTTAGGCACTGGCTATTTACCTGTCAATTTAAAATCCCGCAAAAGTGCTAAATATCAAACATTTACTGGGAAATTCCCGCAACTTAAGGTATTTTTAGACCAAGCAAAATATGGGCGATCGCGTCCTATTTTTCCCAATTACACCAGGATTTCTGATAATCTAGGTCGGGCAATTGAATCTGTATTGTTAGGTAAAAATTCTCCAACAGCAGCCCTAAATATTACCCAGCAACGTTTAGATTTAATTTTTAAATGA